One part of the Cyprinus carpio isolate SPL01 chromosome B12, ASM1834038v1, whole genome shotgun sequence genome encodes these proteins:
- the LOC109087741 gene encoding LOW QUALITY PROTEIN: synembryn-A-like (The sequence of the model RefSeq protein was modified relative to this genomic sequence to represent the inferred CDS: inserted 2 bases in 1 codon), producing the protein MRTLRSQKSLFEDGAFASLSRGGGPASAEAERQLHSWGFADGSGAAASSERHSQCVPPVSVEDLRGSPPLWGSQKQSVHRNTNLAASITPEVLRTVEKGYHIQFGSPPPRFNGVTPMCFPASKQTLSLWIVEAINATYESSGVPSPMGVKAHSTWGMPASKAFLAGVSMLDICNAAGWSTPSTFNKVRDYVSDSDSDYDESSSPEVILRQGLAAVLIRFLQTEPQGRVLKACLRSLRILLRDKKVLSPLITDRALLTLAHLGGFSHAPVPKEDTDGDADPYNDIIQAISERKLCRADEDDHGGEEVEGSGAVSSDVNDPVVWGQSDWCGERKPSTFWAQERASELSLLCGLTEKLNKEFQSXCGQLYALRLMFLLTALRPELRAQLKQEGGVPLLTTVLEKSLSVQWKEEFEVVLDPTAPPISLEYSQQDQEALKILFNITHSTHTQNPEEGDASLYRHLAAVLRHCLMVSCEEEEEEETADELKGHAVNMLSALPLSCLDVLVSVPLAPDSHQMNGANMDCVHNLLMYMERKLEQGEKVKERLTPVLNLLTECSRAHRDTRHYLRQQILPPLRDASTKPEEGNTMRNRLVRLMTNLTLSSNTANTSQIFWGKNTEISSKTT; encoded by the exons ATGCGGACGCTTCGATCCCAGAAGTCTCTCTTTGAGGACGGAGCCTTCGCCAGCCTTTCCCGCGGTGGTGGCCCCGCTTCTGCTgaggcagaacggcagctgcactcgtggggtttCGCAGATGGATCT GGCGCAGCCGCTTCCAGCGAGCGCCACTCTCAGTGTGTTCCGCCCGTGAGCGTAGAAGACCTGAGAGGCTCGCCACCCCTTTGGGGGTCTCAGAAACAGTCAGTTCACAGAAACACCAATCTGGCTGCCTCAataacaccagag GTCCTGCGCACAGTAGAAAAAGGCTACCATATTCAGTTCGGCTCTCCACCGCCGAGATTCAACGGGGTTACCCCGAT GTGCTTTCCTGCATCTAAGCAGACTCTTAGCctttggatagtcgaggctatcaacgccacctatgagtcctctggtgtCCCCTCACCgatgggagtcaaggctcactccacttGGGGTATgccggcctccaaggcctttttaGCAGGTGtgtccatgctggacatctgcaacgctgcagGGTGGTCCACGCCTTCCACATTT AATAAAGTGCGGGATTATGTGTCAGACTCAGATTCAGACTATGATGAATCCAGCAGCCCAGAAGTCATTTTGAGACAG GGTCTGGCTGCAGTTTTGATCAGGTTCCTCCAGACTGAACCGCAAGGGCGTGTGCTGAAAGCATGCCTGAGATCCTTACGGATTCTCTTGAGGGACAAAAAGGTTTTGAGCCCTCTGATCACTGACAGAGCGCTTCTCACTCTAGCACACCTGGGCGGCTTCAGCCACGCACCTGTTCCCAAAGAAGACACCGACGGTGATGCTGACCCATATAATGACATCATCCAGGCtatttctgagagaaaattgtGTCGAGCGGATGAGGATGATCATGGTGGCGAGGAAGTTGAAGGTTCTGGGGCCGTAAGCAGCGATGTGAATGACCCTGTGGTCTGGGGTCAGAGCGACTGGTGTGGCGAGCGCAAGCCCAGCACGTTTTGGGCACAAGAGAGAGCCAGCGAACTCAG TCTCCTTTGTGGTCTGACAGAAAAGCTAAATAAGGAGTTTCAGTC TTGTGGTCAGTTGTATGCACTCCGGTTGATGTTTTTACTGACGGCATTGAGACCTGAACTCAGAGCACAGCTGAAACAA GAGGGAGGAGTCCCGCTGTTGACCACAGTGCTGGAGAAGAGTTTATCAGTGCAGTGGAAGGAAGAGTTTGAGGTCGTGCTGGATCCTACAGCGCCTCCTATAAGTCTGGAGTACTCACAGCAGGATCAGGAGGCCCTCAAGAtccttt TTAAtatcacacacagcacacacactcagaacCCTGAAGAG GGAGATGCGTCTCTCTATCGCCACCTGGCTGCAGTTTTGCGTCACTGTCTGATGGTATcctgtgaggaggaggaggaggaggaaactGCAGATGAGTTAAAGGG GCATGCAGTGAATATGCTGTCTGCTCTCCCGTTGAGCTGTCTAGACGTTCTGGTATCTGTGCCTCTGGCTCCAGACTCTCACCAGATGAATGGAGCCAACATGGACTGTGTGCACAACCTGCTCATGTACATGGAGAGAAAACTGGAGCAG GGTGAAAAGGTCAAAGAGAGACTGACCCCCGTGCTGAACTTGCTGACCGAATGCTCCAGAGCTCACAGAGACACAAGACACTACCTCAGACAACAG ATTCTGCCTCCATTAAGAGATGCCAGCACTAAACCTGAGGAGGGAAACACCATGAGGAATCGTCTGGTCAGACTGATGACAAACCTGACACTGAGCTCAAACACTGCAAATACCTCTCAGATATTCTggggaaaaaatacagaaatttccTCCAAAACCACataa